In Bacteroidia bacterium, one genomic interval encodes:
- a CDS encoding FkbM family methyltransferase: MKFFIQIIYRLLDIAFYKFSIIQPLLIDIVNGYFHQDKQALRKFLSNHKEFIGEEIESLPSVLNYEKHIKKAITLVDLLNLDKSLSVIDIGSAYGDTCVTFANNFPHAKIYAFEPIEESFKKLSEKVGSYSNINTFNLALGNPILDFSEIEIHVTANYLSSSLLKINPNHDNTYLNSALQEIKTERVKIVKLDTIFKDINEYFNIVKLDVQGYELEVLKGGENMLQRTNIVIVEMQNHEDYESGIKYYEIDSFLREKNFLLFDIIPSIYVNRKLYEWNAIYVSKNL; this comes from the coding sequence ATGAAATTTTTTATTCAGATAATTTATCGCCTTTTAGATATTGCTTTTTACAAATTTTCAATAATACAACCACTACTAATAGATATTGTAAATGGTTACTTTCATCAAGATAAACAAGCACTAAGAAAGTTTCTTTCCAACCATAAAGAATTTATTGGAGAAGAAATAGAATCTCTACCCTCAGTTCTTAATTACGAAAAGCACATCAAAAAAGCTATTACTTTAGTAGATTTACTGAATTTAGATAAGTCACTTAGCGTTATAGATATAGGAAGTGCTTATGGTGATACATGCGTTACTTTCGCAAATAACTTTCCACATGCTAAAATATATGCATTTGAGCCCATAGAGGAAAGCTTTAAAAAATTATCAGAGAAAGTAGGTAGCTATTCTAATATCAACACATTTAACTTAGCATTAGGTAACCCTATATTAGATTTTTCAGAAATCGAAATACATGTTACAGCTAATTACCTATCTTCTTCTTTACTAAAAATAAACCCTAATCATGATAATACATATCTAAACTCTGCATTACAAGAAATCAAAACAGAAAGAGTAAAGATTGTTAAGTTGGATACAATATTCAAAGACATCAACGAGTATTTTAATATTGTTAAATTAGATGTACAGGGTTACGAGTTAGAAGTATTGAAAGGCGGCGAAAATATGCTTCAAAGAACCAATATTGTTATCGTTGAAATGCAAAACCACGAGGACTATGAGTCAGGAATAAAATACTATGAAATTGATAGCTTCCTCAGAGAAAAAAATTTCCTGCTTTTCGACATTATACCTTCTATATACGTAAATAGAAAATTATATGAGTGGAATGCTATTTATGTAAGTAAGAATTTATAA